One segment of Yersinia kristensenii DNA contains the following:
- a CDS encoding flagella synthesis protein FlgN, protein MVERLQTNMDQQLELLESLKTVVAQEQQLLCSGRIQGMVLQGVTEQKSSILATLAYLDQTRLTTEKTINIQAPYSSVHELAVRWQRVLELAETLRYSNLHNGLLLQQHIEHNTQALAVLNTRHGQTLYGPDGHSKGASLLGRKIGI, encoded by the coding sequence GTGGTGGAAAGATTACAAACCAATATGGACCAGCAGCTGGAACTGCTTGAATCCCTAAAAACTGTAGTAGCGCAAGAACAGCAATTACTGTGCTCCGGTCGGATTCAAGGCATGGTGCTGCAAGGTGTCACTGAACAAAAAAGTTCAATTTTGGCTACCTTGGCTTATCTGGACCAGACCCGGCTCACCACCGAAAAAACGATCAATATTCAAGCGCCGTACAGCAGCGTGCATGAGTTAGCCGTCCGCTGGCAACGTGTATTGGAGCTGGCCGAAACACTGCGATACAGCAACCTGCATAATGGGCTATTACTGCAACAGCATATTGAGCATAACACTCAGGCGCTGGCAGTTCTGAATACCCGCCACGGTCAGACATTATATGGGCCAGATGGTCACTCTAAAGGTGCCAGTTTACTGGGCCGGAAGATCGGTATTTAA
- the flgM gene encoding flagellar biosynthesis anti-sigma factor FlgM, with the protein MSIDRTQPLLPITQVQPRETSDIAQQTRKQSAQTKTPVSGTEVKLSDAQAKLMQPGGQDINVERVETLKQAIRSGQLTMDTGKIADALLRNVADDLKNS; encoded by the coding sequence ATGAGTATTGATCGCACCCAGCCGTTATTACCGATAACACAAGTGCAACCACGGGAAACCAGTGATATTGCGCAGCAAACGCGGAAACAGTCTGCCCAGACAAAAACGCCGGTGAGTGGTACTGAGGTTAAATTGAGTGATGCGCAGGCGAAATTGATGCAGCCGGGTGGTCAGGACATCAATGTAGAACGTGTCGAAACCTTAAAACAGGCGATTCGTTCAGGCCAACTGACCATGGACACCGGTAAAATTGCCGATGCTTTGCTCAGAAATGTCGCAGATGATCTGAAGAATAGCTAA
- the flgA gene encoding flagellar basal body P-ring formation chaperone FlgA: MAMKRNDTLTLALGLLFMSQTLTHQAMAADLSVQVNQFFHQQYPDKNSQINVIIKTPQSQWPQCEMPEITLPANARPWGNISLSVRCEGLRRFIQTQVQVSGQYAVAARQLTAGAKITPQDIEMKQGRLDTLPPGALLEPSFAQGAVSLRQINAGQPLTRNMLRRLWVVKAGQYVQVLAQGDGFNVNGSGKAMNNAAVQDNVRVRMASGQIVSGTVSDDGIIKIIL; this comes from the coding sequence ATGGCAATGAAAAGAAATGACACCCTAACCTTAGCTTTAGGGCTACTGTTTATGAGTCAGACATTGACCCATCAGGCGATGGCCGCAGATTTATCTGTGCAGGTAAATCAATTCTTCCACCAGCAATATCCCGATAAAAACAGCCAGATTAATGTCATTATCAAAACCCCGCAAAGCCAATGGCCACAATGCGAGATGCCAGAAATCACACTGCCTGCCAATGCTCGTCCTTGGGGGAATATCAGTTTGTCAGTGCGGTGCGAGGGTTTACGGCGTTTTATCCAGACCCAAGTACAGGTCAGTGGCCAGTATGCTGTGGCTGCCCGTCAACTGACAGCGGGTGCAAAAATCACGCCGCAGGATATTGAAATGAAACAAGGCCGGCTTGATACCCTGCCCCCTGGCGCGCTATTAGAACCCAGTTTTGCTCAAGGCGCGGTCAGTTTACGGCAAATCAATGCTGGCCAGCCGCTGACTCGCAATATGTTGCGCCGCCTGTGGGTAGTCAAAGCAGGGCAATATGTGCAGGTCTTAGCGCAGGGCGACGGGTTTAATGTTAACGGCAGTGGCAAAGCCATGAACAACGCCGCAGTGCAAGATAATGTCCGGGTGCGCATGGCGTCAGGTCAAATCGTCAGTGGCACCGTGTCTGACGATGGTATAATTAAGATAATATTATAG
- the flgB gene encoding flagellar basal body rod protein FlgB has translation MLDKLDGALRFQQEALNLRAQRQEILSSNIANADTPGFQARDIDFSSQLKKVMEQGRVNGTGVSLSLTSARHIPASTVQPPDLDLLFRVPDQPSMDGNTVDMDRERTNFADNSLKYQTDLTVLGGQIKGMMSVLQQG, from the coding sequence ATGCTCGACAAACTGGACGGTGCTCTGCGTTTTCAACAAGAGGCGCTTAATTTGCGTGCGCAACGACAGGAGATCCTGTCGTCCAATATTGCCAATGCGGATACGCCCGGCTTTCAGGCACGTGATATTGATTTCTCCAGCCAACTGAAAAAAGTAATGGAGCAAGGACGTGTCAATGGCACCGGGGTGTCACTCAGTTTAACGTCAGCCCGTCATATCCCTGCAAGTACAGTTCAGCCGCCTGACTTGGATCTATTATTCCGGGTGCCAGACCAGCCATCAATGGACGGTAACACGGTAGATATGGACCGCGAACGTACCAATTTTGCCGATAACAGCCTGAAATATCAGACCGATTTGACCGTTCTAGGCGGTCAGATCAAAGGGATGATGTCAGTGTTACAACAAGGATAA
- the flgC gene encoding flagellar basal body rod protein FlgC: MSLLNIFDIAGSALSAQSQRMNVSASNMANADSVTGPDGQPYRAKQVVFQVAAQPGQETGGVRVAQVIDDPAPDRLVFQPGNPLADAKGYVRMPNVDITGEMVNTISASRSYQANVEVLNTTKSLMLKTLTLGQ, encoded by the coding sequence ATGTCTTTACTGAATATTTTTGATATTGCCGGTTCAGCATTATCAGCTCAGTCGCAGCGGATGAACGTCAGCGCCAGTAATATGGCTAACGCCGACAGTGTGACAGGCCCGGATGGTCAGCCCTACCGCGCTAAGCAAGTGGTGTTTCAGGTTGCGGCTCAGCCGGGACAAGAAACTGGCGGTGTGCGCGTTGCACAAGTCATTGATGACCCGGCACCGGATCGTTTGGTCTTTCAACCCGGTAACCCACTGGCAGATGCCAAGGGGTATGTCCGTATGCCGAATGTTGATATCACTGGCGAGATGGTGAATACCATCTCAGCTTCGCGCAGTTATCAGGCCAATGTTGAAGTGTTGAATACGACGAAATCATTGATGCTCAAAACGCTGACATTGGGTCAATAA
- the flgD gene encoding flagellar hook assembly protein FlgD — translation MAITNSLTDSDYGINSTSGTGSTSGSTSQDLQNSFLTLLVAQLKNQDPTNPMQNNELTTQLAQINTVSGIEKLNTTLGSISGQIDSSQSLQASSLIGHGVMIPGTNVLAGSKDGVVTTTPFGVELERAADKVTATISDSNGVAVRTIEIGGLTAGVHAFTWDGSVEAGGNAPDGAYTVTITATNGGASVVATPLSYAIVNGVTRGSDGSKLDLGMAGTITMDKVRQIL, via the coding sequence ATGGCTATTACCAATTCCCTGACTGATAGTGATTACGGGATTAACAGCACTAGCGGCACCGGTTCTACCAGCGGCAGCACCAGCCAGGATCTGCAAAACAGTTTCCTGACGTTGTTGGTGGCACAGTTGAAAAATCAGGACCCGACCAACCCAATGCAAAACAACGAGTTGACTACGCAATTAGCGCAGATCAACACCGTGAGCGGTATTGAAAAGTTGAATACCACACTGGGTTCTATCTCCGGTCAGATTGATAGTAGCCAATCTCTGCAAGCTAGCAGCCTGATTGGTCACGGTGTAATGATTCCGGGTACCAATGTGTTAGCGGGTAGCAAAGACGGTGTTGTAACCACCACCCCATTTGGTGTGGAGCTGGAGCGCGCTGCCGACAAAGTGACGGCGACTATCAGTGACAGTAACGGCGTGGCCGTACGCACCATTGAGATTGGCGGTTTGACGGCGGGGGTGCATGCCTTTACCTGGGATGGCTCGGTGGAGGCCGGTGGCAATGCGCCGGATGGCGCTTATACCGTCACGATTACCGCCACTAATGGCGGCGCATCGGTGGTGGCGACACCATTGAGCTACGCCATTGTTAATGGTGTCACCCGTGGTAGCGATGGTTCCAAATTAGATCTTGGTATGGCGGGTACCATCACGATGGATAAAGTCCGTCAGATTTTGTAA
- the flgE gene encoding flagellar hook protein FlgE, which produces MGFSQAVSGLNAASSNLDVIGNNIANSATSGFKAGSVSFADMFAGSQTGMGVKVAGITQDFNDGTTTTTNRRLDLAISQNGFFRMQDSTGGIFYARNGQFKLDENRNIVNMQGLNLTGYPATGTPPTVQQGANPVPLSIPQGMIPAKATTSGNMVANLTSTHNIIPAETTSSAGVTTPTFDPDKPDTYSFVNNITTFDSLGNRHEINVFYVKRSEDAVNGNSWDVYTRDSSAVPAQVAERRGSMRFDTNGALVETTNPVITPPATTPVETPTTVPFTLTIPMGIVNGAPAQDFALNVAGSKQQNTGTDSIVTQNQTGYAAGEFTGFQINNDGSVVGTYSNQQTQLLGQIVMVNFANPEGLSSEGNNVWKETLSSGNAILGTAGSGGFGTLTSGALESSNVDLSKELVNMIVAQRNYQSNAQTIKTQDQILQTLVNLR; this is translated from the coding sequence ATGGGCTTTTCTCAAGCAGTCAGCGGTTTGAACGCAGCGTCCAGTAATCTGGATGTGATCGGTAACAATATCGCCAACTCGGCGACCTCAGGTTTCAAAGCCGGCTCAGTTTCTTTTGCCGATATGTTCGCCGGCTCTCAGACCGGGATGGGCGTTAAGGTTGCGGGGATTACTCAGGACTTTAACGACGGCACCACTACCACCACCAACCGCCGTCTGGATTTAGCTATTAGCCAAAATGGTTTCTTCCGGATGCAAGACAGCACCGGCGGTATATTCTATGCCCGCAACGGCCAGTTTAAGTTGGATGAGAACCGCAATATCGTCAATATGCAGGGCCTCAACCTGACAGGTTACCCGGCAACAGGGACGCCGCCGACAGTACAACAAGGCGCCAACCCGGTTCCATTGTCTATTCCGCAGGGCATGATCCCAGCCAAAGCCACCACCTCCGGCAATATGGTGGCTAACTTGACGTCGACGCACAATATTATTCCAGCCGAGACTACCAGCAGTGCGGGGGTCACTACCCCGACGTTTGATCCCGATAAACCTGATACCTATAGCTTTGTGAATAACATTACCACCTTTGATAGCCTGGGTAACCGCCATGAAATCAACGTGTTCTATGTTAAGCGCTCCGAAGACGCCGTAAATGGTAACTCTTGGGATGTTTACACTCGCGATAGCAGCGCTGTTCCAGCACAAGTTGCCGAGAGACGCGGTTCCATGCGTTTTGATACTAACGGTGCATTGGTTGAAACCACCAATCCGGTGATAACCCCACCGGCTACCACACCGGTGGAAACCCCAACAACCGTGCCTTTCACCTTGACCATCCCAATGGGGATAGTTAATGGTGCACCGGCACAAGATTTCGCGCTGAATGTGGCGGGCAGCAAGCAGCAAAATACTGGTACCGACAGCATCGTTACCCAAAACCAAACCGGCTATGCAGCGGGTGAGTTCACTGGCTTCCAGATCAATAACGACGGCTCGGTGGTCGGGACTTATTCAAACCAGCAGACCCAATTGCTGGGCCAGATCGTGATGGTCAACTTTGCTAACCCAGAAGGGTTGTCATCTGAGGGCAATAACGTCTGGAAAGAAACCCTTTCCTCTGGGAACGCGATTCTTGGGACTGCGGGCAGTGGTGGTTTTGGCACATTGACCAGTGGCGCATTGGAATCCTCTAACGTGGATTTGAGTAAAGAACTGGTGAACATGATTGTGGCGCAGCGTAACTATCAGTCGAACGCGCAGACCATCAAAACCCAGGATCAGATCTTACAAACTCTGGTTAACCTGCGTTAA